From Bosea sp. NBC_00550, the proteins below share one genomic window:
- a CDS encoding ComF family protein — translation MQGEQRRYPLHAVLRRGHAVLRAGLGSLVSVVYPPICIACQAATGEAQALCPACWSGMGFIERPYCERLGTPFAVDLGAGLLSPAAIVDPPVFARARAVCRFDGVARELVHRLKYGDRVELSLTLGRMMAQAGRELLGEAEIVAPIPLHRTRLWSRRFNQAAALAGVVARQAGLPLRPAALVRVKRTRQQVGLTRSQRADNLQGAFRVPDVMRPQVEGRRILLVDDVLTTGATANAAARALLRAGAREIDILTFARVVTDGREITT, via the coding sequence ATGCAGGGCGAGCAGCGACGATATCCACTCCACGCCGTCCTGCGGCGCGGACACGCCGTGCTCAGGGCCGGGCTCGGCAGCCTGGTGTCGGTCGTCTATCCCCCGATCTGCATCGCCTGCCAGGCGGCGACGGGCGAGGCGCAGGCGCTGTGCCCGGCCTGCTGGAGCGGCATGGGCTTCATCGAGCGCCCCTATTGCGAGCGGCTCGGCACACCCTTCGCGGTCGATCTCGGGGCGGGCCTGTTGTCACCGGCCGCGATCGTCGATCCGCCCGTCTTCGCGCGGGCGCGGGCCGTTTGCCGCTTCGACGGCGTGGCGCGCGAGCTGGTGCACCGCCTCAAATACGGCGATCGCGTCGAACTGTCCCTGACGCTAGGCCGCATGATGGCGCAGGCCGGCCGCGAACTTCTCGGCGAGGCAGAGATCGTGGCGCCCATCCCGCTCCACCGCACGAGGCTCTGGAGCCGGCGCTTCAACCAGGCCGCCGCGCTGGCCGGCGTCGTGGCCCGCCAGGCAGGGCTTCCGCTCCGGCCGGCGGCCCTCGTCCGCGTCAAGCGCACGCGCCAGCAGGTCGGGCTCACGCGCTCCCAGCGCGCCGACAACCTCCAGGGCGCGTTCCGGGTGCCGGATGTGATGCGGCCGCAGGTCGAAGGCCGGCGCATTCTGCTGGTCGACGACGTGCTGACCACGGGCGCGACCGCCAATGCCGCGGCCCGTGCCCTGCTGCGGGCCGGCGCCCGGGAGATCGACATCCTGACATTCGCGCGGGTCGTGACGGATGGCCGGGAAATCACTACATGA
- a CDS encoding tyrosine-type recombinase/integrase: MPAKSKAIKDTLYLQRIGNRWYCRVPVPSRLRGELGPYLRKALDTSDINEARKRRWDFHPIAKAQIALAERRLGLAPARPAEGPRERSYAAFRARLKEVGPAVMTNVLDGEDMSNPALDALVDRAERSGEAEEADFVQAFRDYVKDRKVVSEVLKEYLEKNPKRSTTTEANYGTTVKLWIEHHGDRPLHDVSRSMALDWLNAVATGKARDTIKRYATVMSNLWLWVYRAADERPRNPFEDLTQAADERGRATESYDFFSDDELVKAYKAVAEDEELRPLFLISIYTGFRLSECMAAERQVLGGQECFVLLTGKSKNAARALPVHAKLKDVTAPTGAKASALSVRFGRLMRKAEIPEGKTFHSLRKSFTTALERLGCPEATAARLLGHAPLGITYGIYSKGRDVAELKEWVDRVSHPI, translated from the coding sequence ATGCCGGCGAAGTCCAAAGCCATCAAAGACACCCTCTACCTTCAGCGGATCGGGAACCGCTGGTATTGCCGTGTGCCGGTGCCGAGCCGCCTTCGAGGTGAACTAGGTCCGTATCTTCGCAAGGCGCTCGACACCTCGGACATCAATGAAGCCCGTAAGCGTCGCTGGGACTTCCACCCGATAGCCAAGGCTCAGATTGCACTGGCAGAACGTCGACTGGGCTTGGCCCCCGCGAGGCCTGCTGAGGGGCCTAGGGAACGCTCCTACGCCGCGTTCCGTGCCCGGCTGAAGGAAGTCGGTCCAGCGGTCATGACCAACGTTCTGGACGGCGAGGACATGTCCAACCCCGCTCTAGACGCTCTGGTCGACAGGGCCGAACGAAGCGGTGAAGCCGAGGAAGCCGACTTCGTTCAGGCATTCAGGGACTATGTGAAGGATCGCAAGGTCGTCTCCGAGGTCCTCAAGGAGTACCTGGAGAAGAACCCGAAGCGCTCCACGACCACCGAGGCGAACTACGGCACGACTGTGAAGCTTTGGATTGAGCATCACGGAGACAGGCCGCTTCACGACGTCAGCCGGAGTATGGCGCTCGACTGGCTCAACGCCGTCGCTACGGGCAAGGCACGGGACACCATAAAGCGGTATGCCACGGTCATGTCGAACCTCTGGCTGTGGGTCTACAGGGCAGCCGATGAGCGCCCAAGGAACCCCTTCGAAGACCTAACCCAGGCAGCTGACGAGCGGGGCAGGGCGACGGAGAGCTACGACTTCTTCAGCGACGATGAGCTTGTCAAAGCGTACAAAGCGGTCGCGGAGGACGAGGAGCTTCGCCCGCTGTTCCTGATCTCGATCTATACGGGTTTCCGCCTTAGCGAGTGTATGGCGGCGGAGCGTCAGGTACTCGGAGGACAAGAGTGCTTCGTGCTGCTGACGGGGAAGTCGAAGAATGCCGCTCGGGCGTTGCCGGTCCATGCCAAGCTGAAGGATGTCACCGCGCCAACGGGGGCGAAGGCGAGCGCGTTGTCGGTCCGCTTTGGCCGGCTCATGCGGAAGGCCGAGATACCCGAGGGCAAGACGTTCCACTCCCTTCGGAAGAGCTTCACGACGGCCTTGGAGCGGCTGGGGTGCCCAGAAGCGACTGCCGCGCGGCTGTTGGGGCATGCGCCCCTCGGGATCACCTATGGCATCTACTCCAAGGGCCGGGACGTCGCGGAACTCAAAGAGTGGGTGGACCGGGTCTCACATCCCATCTAG